The following DNA comes from Lonchura striata isolate bLonStr1 chromosome 4, bLonStr1.mat, whole genome shotgun sequence.
cagagagGATTTAAAGTATTGGGATTTTGGTAATTGCAACTGTTGGGGAAACGGTAACAGGTGTTACTAAGTGAATAGAACAGACTATCAGTAGTTGAGGTTCTTCTTTATATGGATTCTGTTCAGATTCTAACATGAGTGTTTGTGAAGTGCCTTTAGTTCCTCTAGTTTTGCAGATCTCTTCAGAAAATATCCCAGATGCTGAGAGGAGAAGAGGGGCTGATTATTCTACTCTGTTAAGGAGGAAGTTACCAGAACTTTTGATGGGTAAAAACAAGGTGTGTTTCCAGAGCCAGCCTGGAAAGATAATCCTGCATTGTAGAGCTGTACTTGGTCACCCAGTGCTGCCATGTCCTCATGTGTGTCATCACTGATGTGTGTTGGGCATTTCTTGAAAGGTTTTCTTAGTTATTGTTACGTCAAGGTACAAAATACCCTTCCAGACTGCTACATACAGAATGAGTATAAGCAACTGTTAGTTGCAGATTTATTtgataaaaatacacagattcTGTCAAAGTGTTGATGAATAGCACATGTAtataagaaaacaaaccagttttGTTGCTTGCAGCAGATGTCAAATACAGCACTGCTTACTTCTACTATGTTTGATACATCTAAATCAATGTTCTGATAAGGGGGAAGGGGAATAATATATTTGCAGTGCAAAAATGTAACAGCTAATGAAAGCTCCAAGCTAACTTATGGGCAAATTCATTGTTCATTTAGCACAAAAATCATTGTGTGATCCCTGGTGCTGTTTcgttggattttttcttttgctgaaaCTTTCTGTTCTTTGCTGACTTGACTCTTAACGATAGTCTAATATGACAGAGTTTGAGTTTGGAAACTTTCTGCTTCTGCTCACCACATTTCTTATTGGTGAGTAATGTGCTGACAGCTGAGACTTGGCTTTCTCTCCAGCTTAGCTCActggcttttccagccttttcttcctctcttccgTAATATCTTCCTGCCTTTATTATGAAGGTTGCTAGTGCAACGTAGTGCTGTGCTAGAGGCTGAATTTATTGAGTTATTATTATTAGTGACTCAGTAAATGTTCTTGGATTTATGTTTATGTCTCCAAGAATGACCTAATGGGGAGGATTTGGCGTTCAGTGTAGTAAAGTTGCAGTCTTTATCTGCGCATTTTCAAACTTGGCCTTAAAGAGCAGCTTTGAAAAAGCTCTCTTATTTGGGGGCTGACACTAGGGAAGGCCCTAACTTAACCAATTAAGCCATGTGAACAGAGGTTAATGCTGAAACTATTAGTTCTTGCAAGAGCAGTTTCCAGGTTTATGTCATAACTTAAAAATGTGATAGCTGAAAGGCTTCAAGAAACATCTAACATGTtttatgcttgtttttttttcatttatgcaGGTAGAAGGAAGAGCTTCTTTATTCCCATCTCTGTTAGCAAACAAAGGTCTGCAGCAGCTTAGCCAATTGTTTTAGCCTTACAGCAGTGGTTGCAGATTGGCTGAACTCATGCTTCATTGTCAGGTTTATAATGGGTTTTGGCTATCCCTTGTTACTGTTCCATTTCAAATTACTGTGGTATGTTTGATGGATCCAAGATTTTTCCTAGGGAGTTTGAGGTTACTACATTTCCATCTACTGAGAATGTAAATGATGTTTTGAAAGGTTGGCTTtttaaaacacctgaaaaagATGGAAATTTACTGCAGTTCCATAGGAGtgaatttttagttttaaatccTTTTTCACTGATCGTAAACTGAGGTCAAATTGCCTTGCTTTAGGTTTAAATGAAGAGAAGCTCCATGAAGGGAACAGTCCGAGCAACAGGGGCTGTTcccatcttttttttctgctctgtagTAGGCATAGGAAATGAGGATGGTGATTGCTAACTGTGTTTTGTTTCAAGGTGGTTTTTCCTTTTAGAGATTCCATTTAAAAgatccttttgtttttctgttaacCACTTGGAAGAGATCACCAAAGTTCAATAGcttctctccctgtccttttgGGAATGTCAAGCATTACATGAAATGAAGAACAGGCAGAAGCAGTTCAGCTGGTGTAGTTGTTCAAGCTGACAGCTAGACTGGACAGCAGTTGCTCATTTAGGCTGCTACTGATGTTTAATTGATAACTCTTTGTTGTGCAGGGAAAGAAACCATGCAGAAATGCTCACCAACATCTCTGCTATGTCTCTTGTTTATCTGAGAGGGGAAGGTTATGATaaggtgttttaaaaataagtttgacTCAAGTATCCTCCTTTCATGTAGAAAATTAAGACTATTCCTAAAGGCTCAATAATGAATGTGCATTTTCATTCATTGAACAATGATTTgcatgtttaaaagaaaatataccaATGCACTGCATTTCCATTTCTTGAAGGATGGCTGTCTGTGCATGTCTCTCTCTCCTTGTATCTGTTTTTATACCTTGTGGTTCTAAGCAACAGCACTTCTACAAATCTTCCACAGATTCTGTTAGAGTTCTGCTGAACTGTTCCTAAATTATTATGGTATCACATTGATAGTTGATACTGCCTCAGGCCCCATTCTGTCTACAAATGAAGCTCCTCGCCTAAACTTAAAATCCATGGAAGAACCTGCAGAAAAACAAGCTTAAGCTTTCAACACCACTTACTATGTCACTTGTACATCTGTACCAGACATCTGTGCACATCATTATGtatctctttttccttttaaggtCTGTGGGGGACAAGACTCATGGAAGAGAGCAACACCAGCAGAGAGCAGTACTTGAAAAGTATTTTACGGGAGCTGATCACATACATGGTTTTCCTTGTGGTCCTGTGTGTCTGTAAGTACTATTCAGCACCAGTACATCCAGTTGTGTACTGCCTGCTTTTTGTGATTCCAGAAAGAAGGTTGTTTAATGTAGGAGAAGAATTAATAGATAGGTAGGCAAATACTTAGAatcaaatatttatctttttttctgtgcatgGGCTGTTGATTGAGACTGAAAATACTACAACTTTCTGCACCTTAACAAGTTTAGAATCTTCAGGCAGGATGATAATAGACTTGTTCTTTGTTTTtagagagatttttttattgtagTACCACATTGCAATGTAATACTTCTGCTACACTTTTTGAAATCACTGAGCAGAAATGGTAAATGAAGAGGAGGAGTTAGTCATTCAGCACAAATAATTGAACATTTGAAGTTTATCAGCAAGGTTATGTACAGATCACAGCTGGAGACTTCTGTGGTTTGTGCCGTTTGTTGTCTTGATAGCATATGAGGTATCATAACATAAAGAACACAGAACATAGTAGCATTCAATTTCCAATGCAAGAAAGAATTTATTGTGGAGTTACAAAATatctgttttatttgtttgctagGGAGAAAACCAACAAATTGTATATATTAAGTTAGTGTATCTTTAGAAAGCCAGTATTTTTCAAGTCTCCAATTTTTAGTGTGAGCAGTTCTACCCTAAAGGGCTGAAATGTTGGTGACTCTTTAGTTGCCATTTATGATCAGTTGTAATACAACAAAGtgatgttttaaatttttgtgaGAGGGAATCTCAGAGTGGAGAAGCAAAGGCAAAACTACACTGGTAAACTGTCTCTGCGAGCaagtctgcactgctggaaCGTAACAGAATTGCTAAAAAGCCCAAATTTTATACTATTGACATGACTGTTGTACTGCAGACATGTTTATATATTAAATGtcatggtttttttccttcctgagaAATTTAAGAATGCTTAGAACAGGTTTATGAACAAAACAGTGCAAGGGTGCTTGTGGCTGGCACACTGTAGCACCAGGAGAAGTGTTGCAGTGAGAGGCCTGCCTTAATGTGAAATTTGTTTCAGTAGGAGAAATTTGACTCTTAACAGGCTGTTAACTATTTGTTTTGttacagaaaaatatgtttgctaactgaataaaggaaaaagatagTGTGTTAAATATCTGGAGATATTGCTAACTTACTAGTATTTTTAAgtatcctttttatttttcacatgaaCAATAACTGGAGGTCAGTCTGGTCGGTGGCTTCACATGCCCTAGGAGAATGCTTCCCAGTGCAGGCTAAGTGCTGTGGGCATTTCTTGTTCTCTTATTGTTTGGAGATTATATGTTTAGAGAGAATGCAGGTATTGCACAGTCACATGATACATTCCATGTGCGCAGCAGAACTCTATTAAAAATTCTTAATTAATTCTTAAAAATttcttaattaattaaaaaattcttaCTCTCTGGCTGttaagggaaacaaaaaaaatataaattttatacaATTACCAAAACTGACACTGATTGTTCAGTGTAGGCCTAATCTTTCAGACTCCTCTCTGAGTTTTAGCCATAGAGTGGTTCAAGTATTTACAGGTAGTAACAATACCTATCAGCAATGGAAAGATGGGAATATGTGAGCTTGGATCagaagccaattttattgagaATATAAGGCTTTTATATATGGTTTTACTGGTATGGCACTTATATAAGGTTCtatttttggtaacaatttccccTTGGTTACATATTCTTCATGACATCATGTCACTTGATAACATTATCTTATCACAAAAGTTTCACAACATGTCTCAGGCTCTTTTATCAGTTCCATtgtactctctgttttattccccataaaTACCCATGCCAGAGACTATTTCCTCAACCCATCTTAGTTTTGTACGTCATTTTATAATTAATGCTCTGTAGCCCTCAGCCATATCTTTGGCCCTGTGTGAGGAAAAGGAGTAatacaataatttattttctgtagggAGTTTCTCTTAAAGGCACTGCACATCTGTACCGGATGTTCATTGCCTAATCCATGTcattcccagtgccccagtATCCTGGTTGACTGTCCTTATCTGCTCAAGCAGAGCATAGTTGTCTTGAGGTCTTTGTGCCATCTCTGCCAGTTCTCCATGCATGCCTTGGATAGCACAAGCCACCTAAAAAGGCACTGTCTGCCTCTCTTCAGGCTGCTGAATTGTGCCTTTATTTTCCTTGAGGTTTACTTTGGAAGAAGCATTAATAATAGAATGAGGTGTGGAAGGGAGAAGAGAATATTATAAATTGATTGATCAATCTACCTTCACTGCATTTTCTATTTTAGTCACAGTTGACAGATAAATGCTGCTTGGTGTGGATTTTGTTTTGGAGCTTAATAGTTCCGCTACAAAATCTGTACAAATACAACTtgatgtatttaaaataaataaaggtttggtggggtttgtttgttggtttgtttggtttgtttggtgttttttttctctttcctttatttctttatctctcACTCCTTGCCAAACCTTCTGCAGTGACTTATGGTACAGTGAGTTCCAGTATGTACTATTATACAAGGGTTATGTCACAGCTCTTCCTGGAAACACCTGTGTCAAAAACGGAGAAAACTGATTTCAAAACTTTGTCCACAATGGATGACTTCTGGAAGGTAATCTAAACCCAAGTTTTTGTATCTCTGTTGCTGTGGTTCACTGGTACTGTCATGAGCTGTAAATTTAACCTTCAGAATCTCCTAACCTTCAGAATTTCCTAACGTGGTCAGGCTTGTGCATGAAAATCTATGTGCACAATGTCAAAGCTATGGAACAAAGTAGGCCATTAATATTTGAACATTTAGAGCTCAAATAGTGTTGGTGGGGCAGGGTAGGGCAAGTTTGTGGGATGTCTTTGGAGGAGAGGTAATACTAAAGTCTTATGTCAGAGAAATTATTAACTGCAATTCTAGCACTTCTGTGGAACAAAAAGCAGTGCTGGCAACATGCAAACTGAAATTTTGCCATCCTCCCCAGTTCACAGAAGGCCCTTTGCTGGATGGTCTTTACTGGGAGATGTGGTACAACAACAAAACCATGGCAGAAAACAAAAGCTTCATTTATTATGAGAACTTGCTCCTAGGAGTGCCTCGCATTCGGCAGCTGAAAGTCAGAAATGGTTCCTGCTCCATACCTGAAGATTTAAGGGAGGAAATCAAAGACTGCTATGATGTCTATTCTGTAGCTAATGAAGATACTGCTCCTTTTGGACTCCGGAATGGAACTGCGTATGTAGCATTCCTGTAGACACATGCTCATTTTTTATATACTTGTGACTCATTTTTCTATCTTAATTTTATAGTGTTAGTCGAAGGACCTTTGTAACTTCTTTCTCAGAGGTTACATCAAAACTTTGTAGCAAGGACCTCCTGAATTAAAGCATATTTAATAGCTAATAAATGTTTCTTGGTCAGGTTTTGTTGGTATCTGTTTTATTAATTGTAAGTTGAAGGTGGGAAGACCAGTGTGCTCTCTTTCACTTCTGAACTAGCTGGACGTACACCAATGAGAAGGATTTGAATGGCAGCAGCCACTGGGGCTTGATTGCCACGTACAGCGGGGCTGGTTATTACCAAGACCTCTCAAGGACCAGAGAAGTGACAGCTCTGCAGATTGCTAGCCTGAAGAAGAACCTGTGGCTAGACAGAGGGACCAGAGCAACCTTCATTGATTTCTCTGTGTACAATGCAAACATCAACCTGTTCTGCGTGATCAGGTATGAACAGAAGCACAACAGCTTTCAGTTGCACAGGGTGGGTAGTAGACTTGGGGCGTTCTTGTGATTACTTTGTTTTGGGGACATAGGTGAGGGTATGTTTTGTGTAAAGGGGACAGACAACTGAAATGCCATGCCTCCCTTTCAAAGAAGCGAGGCTCCTCATGGAGTCTGTCCTGGCTTTCCTGGTGCCATAATGCCTTGGGTACAGTTTGCAGGAGATCTATCTGGGCAGTTGGCATATCCAAATAAATACATGGATATAAAGCATCAGCTTTTGGTTTAGACAGCATGAGACAGGCAAAGATGAAAACAAATCTTTCTGGCTCTGTTTCCTCACTGTTCCTGAAAGGCTTTGAGTTTTAGTCAAAATTGAACGTGGTCATGTTTACAACTTCTGTGTGGTGGGAAAAATTGGAATCATATGTAGGTTTGTTTCTATTATTTAGATAATTATACAAATAAACCCAAGTGTCTTTTAGTAGTACTTTTCATCAGTTCTGgttaaattaaattctttttctctttgcctcTTTTAAAATACAGGTTGCTAGTAGAGTTTCCAGCTACTGGAGGCCTGGTTACATCTTGGCACTTTCAGCCTGTGCGGCTGATTCATTACATCTccacttttgatttttttctggcagCCTGTGAAATGTCCTTCTGTCTTTTTGTTCTATATTATATGGTGGAAGAGATCTTAGAAATTCACATTCATAGACTGCGCTACTTCAGAAGTGTTTGGAATTGCCTTGATATCCTTATCATTGTGGTAAGTAACCTTTGTAATCAGGCTAAAGTTGCTTTCTAAAGTGCACTTTGTGGGACACGTGAATTACTCAGTGTTCCTGTTGTGGTTTTAAGGTACAGGACCATCATTAAGAAGGATACTTACAGACTATTAGGCTATTCAGTCTGAACATTGACAATTTTAGTCTGTGTTGCCATATTGGTATGTTTCACAAAATTGGTTGTTCTGTCTTCAGCGCTTTCAGCCTGGTGCAAAATTAGAGTATTTGTCCATCATGCATTTTCATCTTTTGTTTGTATAGACTTAGCTTTTATTGGAGGTGACAAACTTGCCCTCCCTTCTACATATCTGGTACAGACTATTGCACTGGTTTTCAAGTAAGAAAATCATCTGCTTTATAGGAGTGGTTTGCATTGCAAGGAATGGGACTGGGATTTGAATATGTTTGCAAAGAACCCCAAGGAGATTTATCTTGGTATTAAATGCTCACCAGCTAATACCAAGTTGAAGAAGTGCCTCAGAATTGTAGAATGCTAGAAACTGTTTAGGTTAAGTGGACAGTGTTGCACATCAGTAATCTTAGTGCACCAGAAAATATGAGCTTTGGATGTAAAGCTGCATAATATAATTCTCTCTGGACGCAGATCAAGCTGTGCTTACCAGAAGTATACAAAGCCAGAAATGCTGAAACAGTTCCAGTCCCATACTTGTTTTGTATCTTCAGTCTTGGATGAATCAAAGGTTTCAAGTCTTGAAGCCAATATTTGTAATCCAGGGAAATCATATTTGTATCACAGTGCTTTGTAAATGAAGGGTTGCTTAGGAGGATGTTTACATGAACTGTATGCTGTTTTTTACACTTAATGGTTGGGCAGGGATAAAATGCTTTGCTGTTAAGTCAGTGAAGAGTATTCAAGTGTGAGTGTAAAATTCAGTTCACACAAGAGGTCAGAATTCTGTGTTTATGCCTTGCCTGAGGGTCATTGTTTAAATGTAGGATTATGTACTTATGACTCTCAATATGTGGCGAAGTGTTCACTTACAGTAATGAACAGCACATTTGTAGAAGTCAAAGTAAGAAACCTCTGTGGTAGAactgcagcttctctgctgtTACTTGTTCTGGGCAATACTGCTTAGTCTGTGCTCTGGAGAAACTTCAGTACCTTTTTGGCTACTGCTGTCTTTCTGCTCTGTTgttctttttcacctttgtCTGTTAGAGTTGTCATATTCTCTTCcttacattttcttctctgtgacaATATCACTTCTATAATCCTGCTAGGTGCCACTGTCATATTCTTCTTCACAAACAGTGGCAAGTAAATGACTTCTAAATCTTCTTACTCCCAGACTATATGTCTGTAGTCCAGGACTATAATGGTTTTACTGCGAAATGCATGAAGTTCCTCATATCTTAACTTTATCTGACGTAAATGTCTCAAAGAAGTTGTTTTAAAACCCTAGTTACCTTTTGTAAATTTGTGTGTTTCTTTTATCCTCAGCTGTCTGTAGTAGCTATAGGAATTAGCATCTATAGGACATCAACTGTTGATATGCTCctgaagaagctgctggaagatCAGAACTCATTCCCCAATTTCGAACCCTTGGCGTATTGGCAAATGCAGTTTAACAACATTGCTGCAGTCACTGTGTTTTTTGTCTGGATTAAGGTAATTCAAGACACACATCCTTATTCTAACATTAGAGTGTAAGCAGTATTCTGAGTTTCATTAGACACATTATTTGAGATTTACTCACGTTTCTCTCAAAGTCAGTCATGTGAGAAAGTCAGAACAGTGATAACTTCTTGCAGATGAAAAGCTAAGTTGTAATTTGCCATAGGTGTAGTCAGCTCTTGTTTAGGTCTAGAAGATGTAGTTGGTGCTTGTGTTTTGTTAGCAGACATGttaagaaatgtttttattattcctCAATTGATAAGTCAGTAATTCTTACTGGGTACTGCTTTGTCTCCAGCCATGTTCAGTAGGTCATCTCATGTAAAAGAGCGGAGAGGAATTTTGTTAAGAAATTGTCTTCCTcctattttcagcttttttcttttcttttttcttttaacagctTTTCAAATTTGTTAACTTCAACAGAACGATGAGTCAGTTATCCACCACGATGTCTCGCTGTGTCAAGGATGTAATTGGCTTTGCCAttatgttttttattattttcttagcaTATGCTCAGTTGGCCTATCTTGTCTTTGGCACTCAAATTGATGACTTCAGCACTTTCCAGGATTGCATGTAAGTACAGgtattaaaaaatgcaaagaatATTTTGGTGCGTTGGTGAATCAGTTACTTTATCAGAGGCAAATCCTCTGACATCCATCTAAGCAGATAAGCTGCAGGCACACCTCTGTTGATATAATCTGGTAGTAAACAcatttttataacatttttatcTCTCTGTTATTGCTATCAGAGCAGTAAGCTAAAAATGGCAGGGCTGTGATATGATTTTTACAGCTGTTGCTTGCATTCCTAGACAAAACAATGACTCCATGTTCAGTAGTTAAATGCTGACTGAAATGTTGGATGCATAATAAGGCTGTGTTCCTGACAATGTTCAGAGTTGCTTGACTCAGAGTCTATTTTAGCCAAACACAAAATTCATAAGTATCTGGAATccaggagagggagagagagagagaggactTAATATAAGATTGCTAATCAATTTTTCCTTGGTGGATTTGGTGCAATGTAACCTGA
Coding sequences within:
- the PKD2 gene encoding polycystin-2 codes for the protein MDVEWGSRAASSLGSGAGPAAGGGRRARRGPAGRGGAEGPGRLPGPPDGAAPRRAAWAKRLARRLRGLWGTRLMEESNTSREQYLKSILRELITYMVFLVVLCVLTYGTVSSSMYYYTRVMSQLFLETPVSKTEKTDFKTLSTMDDFWKFTEGPLLDGLYWEMWYNNKTMAENKSFIYYENLLLGVPRIRQLKVRNGSCSIPEDLREEIKDCYDVYSVANEDTAPFGLRNGTAWTYTNEKDLNGSSHWGLIATYSGAGYYQDLSRTREVTALQIASLKKNLWLDRGTRATFIDFSVYNANINLFCVIRLLVEFPATGGLVTSWHFQPVRLIHYISTFDFFLAACEMSFCLFVLYYMVEEILEIHIHRLRYFRSVWNCLDILIIVLSVVAIGISIYRTSTVDMLLKKLLEDQNSFPNFEPLAYWQMQFNNIAAVTVFFVWIKLFKFVNFNRTMSQLSTTMSRCVKDVIGFAIMFFIIFLAYAQLAYLVFGTQIDDFSTFQDCIFTQFRIILGDFNFTEVEEANRILGPIYFTTFVFFMFFILLNMFLAIINDTFSEVKSDMAQQKAEMELSDLIRKGYNKAMIKLKLKKTTVDDISESLRQGGGKLNFDELRQDLKGKGHTDAEIEAIFTKYDQDGDQELTEHEHQQMRDDLEKEREDLDLDRSSLPRPLSSRSFPRSLDDSEEDEDEDSGHSSRRRGSSSSGVSYEEFQVLMRRVDRMEHSIGSIVSKIDAVIVKLEAMERAKLKRRDVLGKLLDGVTEDERLGRGSETHREQMERLVREELERWESDDVASQASHRLGTPLGLNGQPRSRNSRPSSSQSDGLDAGAPSGANNIHV